ACACTAATGATAGAATTGTTCATAAAGTTAAATACCTGATCGAAACCAGCATTCATGAAGAAGCCAAGATTCAGAATGAAGACGGTTACAACTGTGCTGTATAAATGAGGAAGCGTAATGTATCTCATCTGCTTCAGCCGGGTAGCACCGTCAATCCTGGCTGCTTCATACAATCCTGGGCTGATCTTCATAATAGCTGCTAAATAAATGATGGAATCCCAGCCAGCACTCCGCCAAATTTCTGAGAAAACGAGTACCCAGCGAATATGCTCCTTGCTAGTCATGTAATCAACCGAAGGCAGTTGAAAAAAATTCGCAATCAGATTGACTCCGCCGTCGGCAGGATTCAAGAGGCTGATCCAGATCCCTGCAATAACGACCCAAGATAGAAAATGCGGCAAATAAACAACGGATTGCACATATTTGCGGTATCGGGAACTACGCACTTCATTAATCAGCAGCGATAGCATGATGGGGATCGGAAATACAAATATAATTTTCATCAAACTGATAATGATAGTATTCTCAAGTACGCTGGTGAAAGCGGGTGAGCTAAAGAGCGTCTTGAAGTGTTTCCAGCCAACCCAGACATGGTCACCCAGAATACGATAATCCTGAAAAGCGAGCTTCATGCCGTACAGCGGAATAAGGTGAAAGATAAAAAAGTAGAGCAGAGGTAATGACAGCATCGCGTACAATACCCAATCCTGTCTCAAGCGTCTTAGCACCTTCATAGACTACCCCTCCCCCGAATGATCGATGGTCAGCTTCATGAGAGGAGCATGCTGCTGGGCTCCATACACATCACGGTCGCCGACGTTGCCGGACGAAATGTCCCGCGAAATGGTAATCTTGAAACCGAGCGCCTGGTCGAAGAATACCAGGTGATGAATCTGCTCCTCCTTGATCTGATACAATTCACATATCGTTCGTTTGGTAATACAGCCGGATTGTTTCACTTTGTCATACTGCTCTTTGGAATCAAACAGCACGTCTAATGTAATTTCGAAGGGGCCGGAGTTTTTACTTCGCAGCACCTTCGCCAGGTCGCCGAGTTGAGTCACAATTTGATCCTCCTTATCGATGCTCTATCCGAAAAGCATTATTTTTCATTTCCATCAGGTGATACACGGAGAATTCATAGACAGGGCCGAACTCGATATCGCTTGGTGCGAATGGGAACGCCAGATTGCCAGCCGTTGATTTACGGCCCTCGTATCCGTAATGAAGGAAGGTGGAGCGGACCGTCGCGCAGATGCTGTTCGCAAGTTCCTGTGTCTTAGCAACCACTTCAAACATAACGCCTATTTCGTGCCCATTGAACGATTCAGGCTCCTTGTTACCTAGAACACCATTCATGCCGTAGTTATAAAATTGAATTTGGTAATCCGACTCCGGAATTTCACCGTAGTACTCCCTCGCCTGGTTTCGGACATAGTCCTCGACCTCAGCGAGCTTCCCGATCAGGATCGGGTCCCGGATGCCCGCTACGACGAAGGTGCGGTAAGCCACGCGCCGCGCCCCTTCCAGCTTGATATAATACTTCGCCGCTGGCAGAAACCGGCTGCCCGTTACACGGACCACACCTTTCTCGATTTCCTCAAAGCGGCAGTTCTCGAGATCAAGTGTGAAGCCTGGACCGTGAAGAATATATGGGTGCTCCTTCTCATAGAAGGTATGGGCAGCAACACTGGTCGGGCTGCATGTTCGGTCAGGGTTAAGTGATTGAACGGTAAAAGAATCATCGCTAATCGTCCCCAGTATGCTGTCCTTGGTTGTTCCAGGTTCCGCGCAAAGCGCGCCGCATTCCAATATTTTGCCCAGATGATAGGAGAGACCGGGATCTTTGCCATGATAAATGCCGATCGCTGCAAATGGCGACGGATCATAAGCACGGCCGCAGACGATAATCTCCCCTCCATCTTTAAGCGCTTCCACAATCGGCTCATGTCCCATCTGTGCAACGATACTGTTGGTCGTATCAATGTGCTCGGTTGTAAGCGGAGGAATATTCGGACTCAGGGCTTGAATACGTCCTTCCTCATTCGCCTGCTTGATTTCCTCTTGAGTAAAGTCCGCCCATATAACGGACACTTTCGCTTTCAATTCACGCTCTTTCAAGATTTCATCAATGATATCAAGCGTCCAGTTCACATGTGTCCGTGCTCCCGATCCCCCTGCAGAACCGATAATGATCGGGATCTTGCGGGCCAATCCGTTCGGGATAATAATGTCCAAATCCTTCTTGACCGCACGCTTGCTGACGATGGATACACCTGCGCCCAGTTTGTGCGGCCCCCCGTCCGTGGAGCCTGCATCCACCACGATTCCGTGCAGCTCATATCCCATTCCGTTCCTAAAGGACTGCTCTGGAAATCCGTATCCCAGCATGCCGCAAGGCGATAAAATTCGAATGTCTGTGTTCATGCAATCCCTCTTTGCCAAAGTATTCATTCACACCTATTGGATAATTGGATTACCCAATTTAACAGTAAAGGGTAGAAATTACCCTTTAGGTGTGAATGTAGTTTTTCTGTATGTTTTCCTTAACTTTGTTGAGATGGTTAAGCAAGGCAAGCTTCGCCTTTACCGGATCGCGCTGCTTGATCGCCTGCACGATGAGCAGATGCTCCTCGTATACCTCGCTCTTTCGGCCTGGAATCTCCAACGTCTTATTGAGCGTCCTCTGCAAAAGATCCATGTGCAGCTCGATCATATTGATAAGCACAACGTTATGTGTCGCTTTCGCGATGGACAAGTGGAAGGCTTGATCCGGCTCTGATCGGTCTTCTCCTTCAAGATCGATCTGCCCCCACTTTTCGAAGGCAGCTTCAATTTCTGCGATGTCCTCCTCGGTTGCACGCTTTGCCGCCAGCTCCACGATCCCCGTTTCGAACAGCTCCCTCGCCTCCAACAGCTCGATAATGGTCGCACGTTCGATATTGTCCATAATGCGACTTCTGTCTTCTGCCACATCAAGCGCCTTGCTGAGGTAGCGTCCTCCTCCCGGTTTGACCTCAATCAGCCCTTCACGCTCCAAGATGCGAAATGCTTCCCTCAAGGTGCCCCGGCTTATGCCGAACGACTGGGCCAGCTCGCGCTCCGTCGGTAGGACGTCTCCCGGTGACAGATTTCCTTCCAAAATGAGATTCTTAATCTGCTCAATAACATCCTCGTAAACCCTATGGTATTTAATTCTCTTAATGGTCATATGAATTTCCCTTACCCCTTCAATCCTTCTATCTCTATCCTGCGCATAAATTGGATCACCCAATTACCCGCATGTATAGAATAAACGCATCAAAAAGGGCTGTCAAGCATGAATATAGCGCTTACAATCGTGCTTTTAACAGGTGATACCATTTACAGGCTGTCACTGCGATGCAGAACGGCTAGGTTACATGCAATGATAATTCGTACATTTTAGCCTGATTTTATCAACACCTTAAGCAATCTCAGCGCCGACCGCATACGGGGACGCTTCAAATGCTCTTGTACATAACGGTAATCGGTCAAGATCACTTTCGCATCGCGCATCGTATAAGCGAAATCATCATCAAAAAGCAGCCGGTACTCCCACACTCTTTTCTGCCAATGCGGAATGTTCTCCAACATCCAAGGATCATCAGTGCCGGGATGGAAGTACGTTTCACTGACCCCGTCTGGAAGCTTGTAAAGCTTATCCAGAATGCTCTGTTTAAAGCTTTCATAGGTTTCCCCCTCAAGCGAACCGAAGGGATGCGAGAGCAAATAATCCGGAATCGGCACACCGAACGTATCCGCGAGCGCTGATGCGAGGGCAACCGGACGTTCAACATTGGACAGCGAGCTTAGAAGCGGGTCCTCCTTATAGATGTAGCGAAAAAACCGTGATGGCAGCCCCCAGCGGGACGTCTTCCACAGCGTCTGCGGAAGCAGGCTACGCCCGGTCTCCATGCCGTACAAACTGCCCATATGGTTATCGACATGGCTTATGTTGATCCCAGCCTTTTTCACGAGATTGAACTGCGCCTCGATTTCCTTGATCACCGCTTTTGTCTCTGCCCCCTGCTCAAACTCCTTCACCGTGCGGTACTGGTATCCGTACTCGTCATGAAGCGAAGAGTGCCCCGTCAAGCTGCTCCACCGAAGCGTTTCAAATTCGCTTGTCATCGTCAGATGAAGTCCCACATTCCGCTGCTTCCGCCGAGCGCTCCAGTCGGCCGCCTCTTCAAATCCGGGAGCAGGGGCCATAATCGTTGCCGACGATGCTTTGCCCTCCTCCAATATGTGCATAATGGCCTTATTCATGGCCGCACTCTGGCCGAAATCGTCACAGTTTATAATCAGCCTTTTTTCCATGGTCGATGCCGCCTCCCGCTTGGTCTTTGAATTCGATTTTTGTAACAAAAGAGATTAGGAAAGATACCAGGAGCAGACACAACGGAACGACACTGATCAGATACCTGAATGTCGATTCCGGATCAGATCCGGGGTTATCACCGCTTTCATAACCGAATATCAATCCGACGATGAAGAACGCCAGGGCCGAGATCAGACCGCTTGAGCGGGTAATAAATCCGCTGACCGCTGTGTAAATGCCCTCTCTACGTTGTCCTGTTCTCTCTGCATCCTCATCAATAATATTGCCGCTGACCATGGCTGGTGTCACCAGAAAGCCTGCAAGACCGAAGCCAACCGCAATTCCTGCCGTCACACCGCTGACCAGATCATATCCGAACCAGAGGGGAATAACGGACAGCCCGTACACCGCAAGAGACAACCGCCATGCCTTGACTCCATCCATTCTGCGAATAATCCAGTACCAGACGAAGACAAGCGGAATAACCGATATAAATACCGACGCCAACAGGATCGACACCTGTTCTTCCGGAATTTTAAGGACATACTTGGCGTAAAAAGGAATGATCGAGCTAATGAGTCCATTTACCGTTTGGGCGAACGAGTTGGAAATGTTAAACACCCAAAACTTTTTGTTCCGCAGCGTCTGACGAAACGCATCAACCAGCTTAAGCGGTTCGCTCTCCACCGGATCGTATCTTTCCTTCACACTCATCATACAGATGAACATAAAGGCACCAAAGATAAACGCATACAGTATTGCCATGTTGGAGAAGCCCATCGCACCGAACAAAATCGGGGTCAATGCTGTACCAATAAGAAGCGCCACCACCTGATACCCCTGTTGAATAGCGGAAGCTTTGGCGCGGGCCCGGTCTCCGCGGAACAGCTCGGGAAACAATGCGCCGTAGTTCACCCACAGCACGGTTTCCACCGCCTCATACAAAATAAGCGCCACCAGAAACCACGTAAACAATCCGTTCTCTGATAATCCTTCCGGTGGTGAAAATACGAGTACAAATGTCAGCATAAACAGTGGAATAGCCCCGAACACCCACGGCCTGCGGCGCCCAAATCGCGTCTTGGTACGATCCGACCAGTACCCAAATAAGGGGTTGTTAACTGCATCCCAGATGAGAAAGATCGTCCTTGCCAGCGTTGCCAGTCCAATGCCGAGCCCCAGCTTATCCACATAAAAATAGCTGTAAAATGAACTAAATGCCTGACTTGGAACCATCATCGCAAACATCCCTAACGAAAATGCATACGGTGAATTCATCCAGCTGCGCTTCATGCGCTTTCCCCCTATACGGTAAGATCAAGGAATAATAATGGTGTACAGTATTCGGCAGAGTCCCAGATTATTCCTTTAGTATAGAGGCGGGGGAGAATATTCCTATGGGACAAAAAAGCCTGACCGTATCCGGTCAGGCTTCAAGCTCGTTCTATCTCATGCTATTTCACAAGAACTAGTTTAGACGCATTGCCAATTGGCGGCAAGCTTTTTGTCAGCACAGGGCTGTAGAAAGCAAGGAGCTTGTCTTCCTTTTTCAGTTCGCTCGCTTTCACTTCCTTGCCGTCCTGATCCACAATGATTGTCTCAGGAGACAGGTTCAGCACTACTTCCTCTGGCGAGGTCTCCGTCATACCGAAGCCTTTCACCGTAATCTTCGTGCCAGCATCACTGGAAGCAACCTCCGTAACCGATCCTGACGTTCCGATCCAATCTTTCACTTCGGAATCCTTCTTCACCTTGATCTCATAAGCGTATGTCTGACCTGGCAGACTCATCGTCATAGCAAGGCTGTGCTCCACATCGATATCAAGACCGAGAGACAAGTCTTTAAGCTCAATCTTGTCACCGGCTGCATTCAGGATGACTGTGTTCTCATCCACATTCAAGATCGTACCTTCCGTTCCTGCGCCATTGATATGTACCGCTTTGCGGTCCGCATCGTTGTGAACCGCGGTAATGACGCCGCTGGATGTCATCGTCTTCACATCCTCTGCTTCTGACGTAATGCTCACACGTGCGCCGTCAACCGCTACGCCATGGTGAAGGACGTCGCTGAAAAACTTTGCAGGTACATACAGATTACCGAGGTTGTTTACTGGGGCCGATCCAAGCTCCACATTCATTTTGTTCACATTATACTGGTCCTTATCTGTTTGCACGAGGGTCCATACCGAAGTATCCTGCTTCGTTAACTCTGCAGAACGTTCCTTGGCGTTCCACTTGATTTCATAGCCCAAAGCTTCTGAAATCTCACGCAACGGCAGCATAATCTGTTTGCTTTCCTGATTCATAAACCCGGTGTTTTTAGCATCCTTGCCGTTAATGGTTACCGAATAGTTCAAAATGGCTGAGATCACTTCGGCTTGCTGGAGATCTCCTCCTTGGCTTACATCAGCGCTTGGTGCGGCATAAACTGCCCCACCGGATACAGCCAGTGCCGAGACCAGAAGTGCTGCTGCCTGCTTCTTAAGATGTTTCTTCATGTTCATCATCCTTTCTGGTTTGTCTGGGAAGTCAATTCCTTCTTGTCTATTGACGCAAAACTCCCTCATGATGTTGCACTATTAGAGAAATCGATGAATACTTCATGAAAGTTAGATGTGCTTGTTTTGTACAAAATTAAATACCAATGATATTTTTTGTCCATTGAGTAGAAGAAAGAAATCCTTTATTATTCACTTTATTAATCATTATCTATAATATTGCCATCTACTCAGGAGGAAAATACATATGAAACATACTAAAGCAATCTATACGTTTTTACTATTAGCTACATTGATCGGCTCTTTGTTAGTAGGTTGCAGCACGAATTCTGAAGAACCAAATAATGAAATGCCAACAAGTGCCGAAAACACCTTGCCTGCTTCGGATCAAGAAGCTGACAATACTAAAGAAATGGAGTCTTCCACACAAAAATATACAGATTATTTAGGTCATCAAGTGGATATCCCTACATCCCCGCAACGTGTCATTTTTGCTGGCGAGACATTTGGAGATCTAGTAGCACTTGACGTAACTGCTGTCGGAGGAAGTTATATAAAAGATCACGTGTTTGAAGATCAAGTGAAAGACACCGAAGAAATTGGTTTTCCAATCAGTTTGGAAAAAACACTTGAACTTAATCCAGATTTGATTATTACAGCAAATACGGATGAAAGTGAGTATGAACAGCTTTCCAAAATAGCTCCTACATTAATGTTTGATACTTTCGCACCATTGGAAGATCGGATGACCTTATTAGGCGATATCCTCGGGAAACAGCAACAGGCAAAAAAATGGCTCACTGAATACCAGACTAAAAACGAAGCGATGTGGAAGCAGCTTCAGGAGGAAGTCATAGAACCTGGAGAAACTGCTTCTGTCTTTACGTATTATCCGGGAGATAGACTGTTTGTCATGGCAGGCACAGGACTTCCACAGTTCTTGTATGATCCTAATGGCTTTAAACCTGTTGACATGATTCAGGATATAATCGATGCAAAAAAAGGCTTTGAACATATCTCACTGGAGCTATTGCCGAAGTACGCCGGTGACCGAGTTTTTATTCTAAACGCAGTCGGTGATGAAGCACAGCAGTCGACAGCAAATTTAATGAAGAGCAAAATCTGGCTTGATCTCCCAGCAGTTAAGAAAGGCAACGTCTACTTTATTGATATCATTAAAGCAAGCAGTGATGCCTCGACAAGAGAATGGCTGCTGGAGGAATTACCGCGAATGCTGAAGAAATAAGTGTTGATACCCATAATTGGAACAGATCAGAAGCGTTGTAATCTTTATTGCAATGCTTCTTTGTTCTTTATACAATTGAACTTATTTGATAATCATTATCAACCGAGAAAGGAGACCTATAGAGATGCTTCATCGCAAAAAAACGTCTGTGCCACTCCGTTCTCTTCTGTTTCACCTGGTGGACATTAATTTATATAACAGGCCTGCAGGCTGGGAATCCGAAAAACTATCGACCAATCAACATACACTTTACTTTTTTTCTAGCGGGAATGGAAGGTTATCTATTAATCAATATCCCTATCAATTATCTATCGACAAATGCTATATGGTTGCTCCTGGAACGATGCTCCATATTGAAAATATGGTAGATTCCCCTCTCTGTTATTATCAAATCACTTTTAATGCAATTCGAGTCGGGGATACCACCCACGATACATTTACAAATGACATTATTTCCAATCACAATGGATTTACTATGCACCACTATTCACGATTCATTCGACTTACTGAAGAATTACATTCCAATAAAAATAGTATTTCGGATATGGAATCTTTTCGGCAGCACCTTCGATTTCAAGAACTGATGGGCTTGTTGTTCGAGCATAACCTGTATTCTGATCAATCTTATATCACTGCTCTGTCGGTCAATAATACAATTCAGTATTTGCAGGATAATTACATGCATAGGATATCGGTCAAACAGCTTGCTGAGTTAGCAGAAGTTCCTTTGTGGCAGTATACACCCATTTTCCATAAATTAACCGGAAAGAAGCCTCTCGATTATTTAAACGAGCTTCGCATTAATCACTCCAAAGAATGGTTGATGTGTTCGGACGAACCACTGCGCAAGATCGCTCATCGGGTTGGTTTTGAGGATGAATTTTACTTCAATCGCCGTTTCCGACAAACGACGGGCATCACTCCAAGGCAATATGCCAATTCGATGCGCAATAAAAATCGTGTAAAGGATTGGACAGGCCATCTGGTCGCCATTCCGGATAAGCCCGCACGTATTATTTTCCATAGCGAGACGTTCGGTGACTTACTGGCTCTAGGCATTGAAGCAGTCGGGGGCGGGTATTCATTCATAGCACAAGCATTACTTGAGGATCAGATTCGCAATGTAGAAGATGTAGGGTGCCCGATTGATGTCGAGAAGTTAATCGCTATTAAACCCGATTTAATTATTTTTGCTAATGCTGACGAGAACCAGTATCAGAAGATCTCGCAGATCGCCCCAACCGTAACATTCAACTCCTTCGCGTCCCTTGAACAGCGTCTGCTTACCTTAGGAGATTGGTTTGACCGCAAACAAGCAGCTGAGCAATGGTTGAATATCTATCATACTAAAGCCGTTGCCATGTGGAAGCAGTTACGCTGTGAGATCAAACCCGGTGAAACAGCATCCGTGTTCATCATTGAGCATGGCAAACGGCTGTTTGTTATGGGTACAATCGGGTTGTCTTCCGCACTGTATCACCCGCTCGGCTTTCAGCCTGTAGAAAAAATCCAGGAGGTGCTTGACTTAGGTGAAGAATTCAGGGAAATCCCTAAAACAGATTTACCTGGATATGCCGGTGATCGGATTTTTATGCTGCTGCCTGACAATCCGGTATCCCGGAAAGAGGCTAACGGCTTGATAAACGATCCCATTTGGAAAAATCTATCTGCTGTAAAAAATGGTTGTGCTTATATCCTTGAAGCAAACGAGTGGAACCATAGTGACGCCTTAATTAGAGAAAAAGTGCTGGATATGCTGCCTAATTTACTGATAAAAAACAAGAGAGCACAGCTTTAATGCTTCATTTCATTAACAAACAATCCATTTTGCAACCCGAAGCCAACTTCGATAGACTTATAATATAGATATCCGGCTTAGCTGATAACCATTAATGAAACAGCAAACTTCATCTCACCAGAGGAGGAATTCCCCTCTATGACCATAGATAAAACATCCCTTGCTCTCTCCTTTAAAAGAGCCAATTCGGTAATGAACCACTCCTTAAACCGGATAGAGCAACCGGAGCTTACACTCGACATTCACTATTGGGGATTTATGCCCCAGCATTTTGATAATACGGAGCACAAGCATTCCTTTTTCGAAGCCTGTTATGTTTTGACGGGATACGGATCCTATTGGGAAGGTCCTAATCATTATGCCCTATCACCAGGTTCTTTGTTTCTCTCCAGACCGGGTGTCCTGCACTCAATCAAGAGTGATGAGGGCCTGTCACTGAGCTATGTTGCCTTCGAACCAGAAGTGTCAGCCTGCAGCGAGCTTTATCAACAGGCGTTCGGAATGCTCGCTAAACAGGGCACACCCGTGATACAAGAAAGCCTTCTGCAACCTCCGGGAATGTTATGGAATTCGCTCATATCCTTGTTCCATCATGACATGACCTATCCACCGCTCGCCCTGCAAAGCACGGCCCTATCCTTAATATTGTCCATTCTCGTGGCTCATGGGCCAAAACTGCATATGGATTCCGTTGATATTGAAATGAACGAAGAAGGGGCATCTATCGTCCACCAGGCTGAATTATTTATAAAAGATAATCTGAGTGAACCTCTTCCGCTCCAGCGGGTCGCCAATCATTTGCACATCACCTCACGGCATTTGACGCGACTGTTCAGTAAATACGGGCATCAATCATTTGTTCACTATGTTCAGGAGCAGCGTGTGCAAAAGGCCAAAAGCCTACTTCTGAACAGTGATCGGCAGATCAAAGAGATTGCCGTCATATGCGGGTTTGAATCTGTTCACTACTTTACACGCGTGTTTACAGCGAAGCTTGGTGTAACCCCCGCACGATTCAGACGCTCACAATTTACGGAAGGACGCTTCGATTCGAACCTGTAAACTGTAAGGTTTACGCACATACATGTCCTGATCGTACAAAAACCCTTCCTCTTTTTATAAAGACGCTTCTCCCTTCTGCTTCTACAATGAAATCGTATCACCTTACAGAAGGGAGGAAGTTTTACCCCATGACAACCTTTCAATCATTGCCGATCAACCATGTAAACGTTCAGGATGAATCGATTTCCATTCATCGCGGTGCGGATGCTTGGTGTTCTCAGATCTTATCAACATATAAACAGGCTGCCGAAGGCGACCGGGATTCAAAACATACCGTGTTTATATCTCTGGATGGAACGAATGGTGCAGACTTTCATACATTGCTTCATTCGCTTCACTTCGCATGTGAGCAGGAGAACATTCCTTTTACCAAACACTTCACAGCTGAATTTCTAAAATCCGAATCAGAGCTACGTTCGGAGATGGCGCATTATTTGACAGACAATCGTGCCTTCGGTTATACAGCGACTGATGTTCAACCCATTCAATATTTTCAAGAAGGAACAAGAAAAGCCTGGTCACAACGGACTCCAGAGCTATCCGCTAAAGGAGGCATCGTTGTTTTATTTGGACCTGGCGCATCGCTTATCTCCGGCGGGGAATCAGATCTGAACTTTTATGCAGATTACTCCAGAGAAAATCAGCAGAAGCGTCATTCACCGCAATTTGGCAACTTTGGATTCGGCGGCTCCTCGGACCGCGTTGAAATTTATAAACATTGCTATTTTCTCGAATGGCCCGTCTGGGAGACTTACCGCAATGACTGGCTAGCATTTTGGGCAGATCAGCCACATCAGAATGCTTACTACATGGATATGAATCGTCCCGATGAGCCAATTTGGCTGCCGGTAACATCATTAAAGCATGTACTGCATAAGACCTCTCGCCAGCCGTTTCGTGTAAAGCCGTTTTTTGCACCCGGCATCTGGGGCGGACAGTATTTGAAAGAGCTGTGCGGACTTCCAGATGAATGGCCGAATTGTGCTTGGAGCTTTGAGCCAATTGCTCCGGAGAACACTCTTCTACTCGGTATAGATGGGATTACGCTAGAGGTTCCTTTTACACTGCTGATGGAGGCTTCGCCCAATGACATTATGGGCAAACGCAATGTAGAGCTGTTTGGCAGCTATTTCCCGATCCGCTTCAACTATCTCGACACGATGGATGGAGGCTATCTGTCACTACAAGTGCACCCTAATCAGGAATATATAGAGTCCCAATTTAATCAGCATATGACACAGCAGGAATCGTACTATGTGATGAAAAATAAACCCGGTGCCAAAGTCTATCTCGGCCTGAAGGACGGTGTGACGGGAGACCAATTACTCATAGCTTCAGAGGAAGCTCATCATAGCAGAGTACCACTGGATCTGCCTTCCTATGTTAACGAATGTCCTTCTGAGAAAGGGACTCTTTATCTCATCCCTCCGGGAACGGTGCACTGCTCTGGCCAGAACAATCTGGTTCTTGAAATCTCTTCGACCACCTGGTGGTTTACGTTCAAAATATATGACTATTTGCGCAAAGATGCCGATGGCAAGCCGCGTCCGATGAACCCGGAGCATGCGCGCCACAATATCAATGATTCCATAGACACCTCGGCCGTAGAAAGCGGACTTAT
Above is a window of Paenibacillus uliginis N3/975 DNA encoding:
- a CDS encoding ABC transporter permease; translated protein: MKVLRRLRQDWVLYAMLSLPLLYFFIFHLIPLYGMKLAFQDYRILGDHVWVGWKHFKTLFSSPAFTSVLENTIIISLMKIIFVFPIPIMLSLLINEVRSSRYRKYVQSVVYLPHFLSWVVIAGIWISLLNPADGGVNLIANFFQLPSVDYMTSKEHIRWVLVFSEIWRSAGWDSIIYLAAIMKISPGLYEAARIDGATRLKQMRYITLPHLYSTVVTVFILNLGFFMNAGFDQVFNFMNNSIISVVDILDTYVYRIGIGNGQFAYATAASLFKGVIGIVLILGTHFISKRISGKGVW
- a CDS encoding DUF4387 domain-containing protein encodes the protein MTQLGDLAKVLRSKNSGPFEITLDVLFDSKEQYDKVKQSGCITKRTICELYQIKEEQIHHLVFFDQALGFKITISRDISSGNVGDRDVYGAQQHAPLMKLTIDHSGEG
- a CDS encoding acyclic terpene utilization AtuA family protein — its product is MNTDIRILSPCGMLGYGFPEQSFRNGMGYELHGIVVDAGSTDGGPHKLGAGVSIVSKRAVKKDLDIIIPNGLARKIPIIIGSAGGSGARTHVNWTLDIIDEILKERELKAKVSVIWADFTQEEIKQANEEGRIQALSPNIPPLTTEHIDTTNSIVAQMGHEPIVEALKDGGEIIVCGRAYDPSPFAAIGIYHGKDPGLSYHLGKILECGALCAEPGTTKDSILGTISDDSFTVQSLNPDRTCSPTSVAAHTFYEKEHPYILHGPGFTLDLENCRFEEIEKGVVRVTGSRFLPAAKYYIKLEGARRVAYRTFVVAGIRDPILIGKLAEVEDYVRNQAREYYGEIPESDYQIQFYNYGMNGVLGNKEPESFNGHEIGVMFEVVAKTQELANSICATVRSTFLHYGYEGRKSTAGNLAFPFAPSDIEFGPVYEFSVYHLMEMKNNAFRIEHR
- a CDS encoding FadR/GntR family transcriptional regulator, yielding MTIKRIKYHRVYEDVIEQIKNLILEGNLSPGDVLPTERELAQSFGISRGTLREAFRILEREGLIEVKPGGGRYLSKALDVAEDRSRIMDNIERATIIELLEARELFETGIVELAAKRATEEDIAEIEAAFEKWGQIDLEGEDRSEPDQAFHLSIAKATHNVVLINMIELHMDLLQRTLNKTLEIPGRKSEVYEEHLLIVQAIKQRDPVKAKLALLNHLNKVKENIQKNYIHT
- a CDS encoding polysaccharide deacetylase family protein, whose product is MEKRLIINCDDFGQSAAMNKAIMHILEEGKASSATIMAPAPGFEEAADWSARRKQRNVGLHLTMTSEFETLRWSSLTGHSSLHDEYGYQYRTVKEFEQGAETKAVIKEIEAQFNLVKKAGINISHVDNHMGSLYGMETGRSLLPQTLWKTSRWGLPSRFFRYIYKEDPLLSSLSNVERPVALASALADTFGVPIPDYLLSHPFGSLEGETYESFKQSILDKLYKLPDGVSETYFHPGTDDPWMLENIPHWQKRVWEYRLLFDDDFAYTMRDAKVILTDYRYVQEHLKRPRMRSALRLLKVLIKSG
- a CDS encoding MFS transporter; this encodes MKRSWMNSPYAFSLGMFAMMVPSQAFSSFYSYFYVDKLGLGIGLATLARTIFLIWDAVNNPLFGYWSDRTKTRFGRRRPWVFGAIPLFMLTFVLVFSPPEGLSENGLFTWFLVALILYEAVETVLWVNYGALFPELFRGDRARAKASAIQQGYQVVALLIGTALTPILFGAMGFSNMAILYAFIFGAFMFICMMSVKERYDPVESEPLKLVDAFRQTLRNKKFWVFNISNSFAQTVNGLISSIIPFYAKYVLKIPEEQVSILLASVFISVIPLVFVWYWIIRRMDGVKAWRLSLAVYGLSVIPLWFGYDLVSGVTAGIAVGFGLAGFLVTPAMVSGNIIDEDAERTGQRREGIYTAVSGFITRSSGLISALAFFIVGLIFGYESGDNPGSDPESTFRYLISVVPLCLLLVSFLISFVTKIEFKDQAGGGIDHGKKADYKL
- a CDS encoding copper amine oxidase N-terminal domain-containing protein, coding for MKKHLKKQAAALLVSALAVSGGAVYAAPSADVSQGGDLQQAEVISAILNYSVTINGKDAKNTGFMNQESKQIMLPLREISEALGYEIKWNAKERSAELTKQDTSVWTLVQTDKDQYNVNKMNVELGSAPVNNLGNLYVPAKFFSDVLHHGVAVDGARVSITSEAEDVKTMTSSGVITAVHNDADRKAVHINGAGTEGTILNVDENTVILNAAGDKIELKDLSLGLDIDVEHSLAMTMSLPGQTYAYEIKVKKDSEVKDWIGTSGSVTEVASSDAGTKITVKGFGMTETSPEEVVLNLSPETIIVDQDGKEVKASELKKEDKLLAFYSPVLTKSLPPIGNASKLVLVK
- a CDS encoding ABC transporter substrate-binding protein yields the protein MKHTKAIYTFLLLATLIGSLLVGCSTNSEEPNNEMPTSAENTLPASDQEADNTKEMESSTQKYTDYLGHQVDIPTSPQRVIFAGETFGDLVALDVTAVGGSYIKDHVFEDQVKDTEEIGFPISLEKTLELNPDLIITANTDESEYEQLSKIAPTLMFDTFAPLEDRMTLLGDILGKQQQAKKWLTEYQTKNEAMWKQLQEEVIEPGETASVFTYYPGDRLFVMAGTGLPQFLYDPNGFKPVDMIQDIIDAKKGFEHISLELLPKYAGDRVFILNAVGDEAQQSTANLMKSKIWLDLPAVKKGNVYFIDIIKASSDASTREWLLEELPRMLKK